In Streptomyces rapamycinicus NRRL 5491, the genomic stretch GACCACCACCGGGGAGGACAACTGATGCGGGCGGCCGAGAAGGTCATCATCACCACCGCGGTCACGGGCTCCGCGCGGACCGACGCCGTCATCAACATCACCACCGGTGGTTCGCCGGCGATGACGATGGAGCAGCGCCTGGCCGCGGCCGTCCGGCTCCGGCCCGAGCTCGCGTCGATGAACATGGGCTCGATGAACTTCGTGTACTCGGGGATGGCAGACCGGGTGACCGACTGGAAGCACGACTGGGAGAGGCCCCACGTGCTCACGTCCTACTCCCGCCCGTTCATCAACACCTTCGAGGCCATCGAACACGCCTTGCGCACGCTCGGCGAATCCGGCACCCGGTTCGAGTACGAGTGCTACGACATCGGACACCTCTACTCGCTCGCCCACTTCGCCGAAAGGGGCCTGGCCAAACCACCCCTGCTGATCCAGGGCGTGTTCGGCGTGCTCGGCGGCATCGGTGCCGATCACGAGAACCTGGACCACATGGTGCGCATCGCGGACAAGCTCTTCGGCGACGACTACTCCTTCTCCGCCTTCGCGGCCGGCCGCGACCAGATGCGGTTCGCCACCCACAGCGCCCTGCTCGGCGGCCATGTGCGCGTGGGGCTCGAGGACAGCCTGTGGATCGGCAAGGGGCGGCTCGCGGAGAGCAACGCCCAGCAGGTCAGGAAGATCCGCTCCCTCGTCGAGGACGCGGACCGACAGATCGCCACACCTGCCGAGGCCCGGGCGACGCTCGCGCTGCGCGGCGGCACGGACATCGACAGGAGCACGGTCTCATGAGCACTCCGCCACTCGCCGGCAAAGTCATCCTCCTCGTCGGGGCGAGCGCGGGAATCGGAGCCGACGCCGCGCGCGTCCTCGCGGAGGACGGCGCCGCGCTCATGCTCGTCGCACGCACCGAGGAACCGCTCGCCGTGCTCACGGAGGAACTCGCCTCCGCCGGACACGACGTGGCCTACACGACCGGAGACGTCTCCGACGTGGCGAGCGTGACCCGGTTCGTCGACGCCACCGTCGCACGCTTCGGCCGCCTCGACGGGGCCTTCAACAACGCGGCGATGACCCAGGGCGGGCGCCTCGACGCCGTCCCGGAAGCGGACTTCGACCGGATCATGGCCGTGAACGTGAAGGGCACCTGGCTGTGCGTCCGCGAAGAAGTGCGCGTCATGGAACCGCGGGGCTTCGGCTCGATCGTCAACGTGAGCAGCATCGGCGGTCTCCGCGGCAGCTCCGGCATGGGCGCGTACCAGGCCACCAAACACGCGGTCATCGGCCTGACCCGCACCGCCGCCCATGACTTCGGACCCCTCGGAATCCGGGTGAACGCGCTGGCCCCCGGCCCGACCGAGACCCCGATGCTCGCCGAGACACGGCGCGCGATCCCCGGCGGCGTGGAGGCCCGGATCGCGGCCACCCCCTTGCGCAAGGTCGGCACGGGCCGGGAGGTCGGAGCGAGCGCGGCATTCCTCCTGAGCGACCGCGCGAGCCACATCAGCGGAGCCGTCCTGCCGATCGACGGCGGGCTCTGCGCCTGAACCACCCGGAACCCCTGTGCCTGCGCGGGTGGCTAGGATCGCGGCATGACGATCACGTATGAGTGGCGAGGTGATGTCGACAATGTGGCCATTGACGCCTTGCACGCCGAGGGTTTCGACCATCCCCCTCTGAAAGCCGACTGGCTCGCCCAACTGCGTCGGCACAGTCTGGGCTGGGTCTGCGCACGCGAAGAAGACCGCCTCGTCGGATTCGTCAATGTCGCCTGGGACGGCGGCGTCCATGCCTTCATCCTCGACACCGTCGTGGCCCGCGGGGACCGGGGGAGCGGAATCGGCACAGCGCTCGTCGCGGCGGCGGCGGAAGGCGCCCGCGCCGCTGATTGCGAATGGCTGCACGTTGACTTCGACGACGAGCTGGAGTCCTTCTACTTCGACTCCTGCGGGTTCAAGCAGACGAAGGCGGGACTGATCGCTCTTTGAAACCAGTGGCTCCCAGAACCGCTGTCAGTTCCCGCGGGCGCGCCCCGCAGCGGTGCGCCGTGGCGGTTCCACCGGATGGACCGTGATCCGGATGTTCGCCATCTGAGGCTGTCCCGTGTAAGGGTCGCGCGGGAAATCGACGGCGTTGAGCCGGCTCACCGGGGTCCCGGACACCCGCACGTCGAGGTCGGTGTCCGGGGCCTCGCCGAAGCAATGCGCCATCGAGGCGGTACCCGTCATGACGGACGCGTCCCCTTTCACCAGCG encodes the following:
- a CDS encoding 3-keto-5-aminohexanoate cleavage protein; translation: MRAAEKVIITTAVTGSARTDAVINITTGGSPAMTMEQRLAAAVRLRPELASMNMGSMNFVYSGMADRVTDWKHDWERPHVLTSYSRPFINTFEAIEHALRTLGESGTRFEYECYDIGHLYSLAHFAERGLAKPPLLIQGVFGVLGGIGADHENLDHMVRIADKLFGDDYSFSAFAAGRDQMRFATHSALLGGHVRVGLEDSLWIGKGRLAESNAQQVRKIRSLVEDADRQIATPAEARATLALRGGTDIDRSTVS
- a CDS encoding SDR family NAD(P)-dependent oxidoreductase is translated as MSTPPLAGKVILLVGASAGIGADAARVLAEDGAALMLVARTEEPLAVLTEELASAGHDVAYTTGDVSDVASVTRFVDATVARFGRLDGAFNNAAMTQGGRLDAVPEADFDRIMAVNVKGTWLCVREEVRVMEPRGFGSIVNVSSIGGLRGSSGMGAYQATKHAVIGLTRTAAHDFGPLGIRVNALAPGPTETPMLAETRRAIPGGVEARIAATPLRKVGTGREVGASAAFLLSDRASHISGAVLPIDGGLCA
- a CDS encoding GNAT family N-acetyltransferase produces the protein MTITYEWRGDVDNVAIDALHAEGFDHPPLKADWLAQLRRHSLGWVCAREEDRLVGFVNVAWDGGVHAFILDTVVARGDRGSGIGTALVAAAAEGARAADCEWLHVDFDDELESFYFDSCGFKQTKAGLIAL